The sequence below is a genomic window from Nicotiana tomentosiformis chromosome 6, ASM39032v3, whole genome shotgun sequence.
GTGGCTGCTAATGAACTGGCCGTCGAGCCTCCCTTATGAGCATTCATTTTCGGGGGGGCTGCTCAATTGTAGATGACTTTAAAGTTGAGAAGCCCTCGCGCAAATAGGACCGGGGTGAAGGAGTCTCGAGAACATATGTTCTGTGACTGAAGATGCTCTTCCCATAGTTCTTAAGGACTGCAATTGGGAGGGCAAGAACGTAGTAGTCCCTAGGCCCGAGGACGCCgttactacccatgtggaggggtacttaagtgtttacacttattccTTCACACTAGGCTCGATAGACCCGACTGTTTTAgacttttgcaagaggtacggGGTGTGCCTCGGGCAAATCCACCCATCATTATGGAGGATCGTTACCCTCCCCCGCTACTTCGTGAACAAGACCAAATCTCGTCGATTCACGATCGACCACCTACTTCGATTATACAGTCCACAGATGTTCCGAGGGGGGACTAATCAAGCTTACTCGCTGGGCCAGCAAGGCCACCTTTTCGAGTATCGACGAAGACCGAGACCGGGGCTGGCAGGGACGCTTTGTCCGAGTGAAAACCGAGGATTTGATCCCCCCGAAATACATTCCATTTCTTGAGAAGTGGAATGCGCCTTGTAAGTACAATTCTCTCTTTAAACATAAAagttctttttcttcaatttataTCTTCTCATTCATGATTGTGGTTGTGTAGCTGTCGCTCGAGTTCTGAATGCAGTTCTCCGGttaaaggagtggatcgagggcatcTGTACTCAGATGTCGTACTTCGAGCGCACATGGCGTGAACTCTCAAAGGACCGATGGGacgcccgttctcatggtaaggtctCTTTTCGAGTAGCCAATAACATGTTTCCATATTTTATTATACTAACTCCTCTTCCCTTTTTGTTATTGCAGGTTTGTCTAAGACCACCAAACTTAGGCCTTCGGAAGGGGATGAGGATGTACCCCCGTCCGTTGATTCCTCCGTTGCTATCACAGAGggaaaaaagaagaggaagagaaaaCCCTCGGGCTCCCCGGGCTCCGAGGTGAAGAAACTAAAGAAACGGGTTCTCCACAagcccggggggggggggggctctaATTCCCAGGTGCCGGGCTCCGACTCCCTCCTCCGTCTTAGGGACGAGCCGGAGAATGAGTCTATTTTTGTAACCCACGGGACGACCTATCCCGGGGACTGGGATGCATCCGACGGGGAGACTCGTGAGATCGACCCCCCTCAAACTCAAAATACCGACGCGGATACCCGGGGTGAAACTTCCCAGGATACCGGTTACGATCCAAAGGAAGCGCCCAGCATAATTGAGATCTCAAGGACGCCCTCCTACACTGAGTCTATGCTCGAGGAGGCCCAAGCGAGAAATAAGAAATCCAACGAGGGGGGCCAGGGTGCGGAAGATCCCATTCACTTTTTTTTGACGGTGTGGACTCGTCCGCTTTGGAAGACTTCTCCGGGCTGGGTGACCTGGAAGTTCCAAAGAAAGACACTTTCTCAGAAGCTGGCGGGCCGAGATCAAGCTCAAAATTGGTCAATCAGTTCCTCGCTCCGAGTGTTGTCCCCGGTCGTAAGAGATTGATTATATTGAccatcccggaggatgcccgggttttgTATGCTCCTATAGGGGTATCTAGCTTCCTctgatgcctggtgaccgaggaggaccaggcgAAAATGATTGCGGTGAACATTCCATGTCTTTTCAATGAGGCACAGCAGGCGCTAAACTAGGTAAGGCATGGTTTCCTTCCATCTATCTATTGTTATCTGTGTTTGATGCTTCTCATATTTTTTGCCTTTTTACAGGCCTCGATACTTCACCACGAGAGTTCCCTTTGGTACCGGGTTGAGGTCAATCAACTCGAGCTCGAGATCAAGGAGCTTGCCCAGAAAAgggacatgtataagcttcttAGCGAGCAGAAAGAGGGGGTCGCCAAGAACCTCCAGGCCAAGCTGGATGCAGCTCAGAAAGAAGCATCGGCCTTAAGGCAGGAGCACGCCGACTTAGTGGAAAAggtaaatatttttgaagttagaAACGAAGGTCCGGTCGCAGAGTCTAACAACAATACTTTGCAGGTCCAGCAGAAGATCTACCAGATCGACTAACTCCACAAGGAGATGGACGATATCCAAGTAATGGTCGACGGGTGGAAAAACAAGATAGACATGATGTCCTCGGAGAAAGAGACCGCCCATGCCAAGCTGTCTTCGGTGGAAGTTCAGCTTCGGGTGGCGAAGGAGAAGACCGATGAACGGGCTCAACAAAATGAGGACCTCCGAGCACAACTGGGCTCATCCATCACTGAATGGTATGCCCTCGGTAAGGATCTCGAAATAATGAGGTCCAGGTTGGAAGTAACCTTGGCTGATGctgacgagatggtggcccaatacaaggccgaTGTTGAAGCAGCCGAGACCCTCCTGAAGACTATTGTTGAGTACGTAAGGCGGCTATCCCGAAGGGAGACCCTCAATGAGATACATGCCCGAGGCTTCGACCTATATATTGAGATCGAGGGGGCAAAAAACTTGAGGTCGAGGCCACGAAGCTAGCTGAACCCCGAGGTGAAGAGGGCTCCGAGGGCTCTGAAGAATCCTGTTACACCCTGTACGTTCCAAGGTGacatataatgaatatgagactttttaatcatgatttaaattagtttaaagtcataatatgactatatatgatgtttgaataaaacacataaagtttggagaaaatcggattaaagttgcggaaaacccgactaagaatttgccctataacagagctttttgaaaaatatatttcgtgtgctatatgaggtctttctcGGACATATTATATaacaaattgaaggtcttggaatgtagtttccaacgctcttaagcgttcgttcatacgacatccgtataaaaagatataagcatcggaagataggcgaatgagagggtgccaagctagcaccttttgacttttcaaaagtttgataaatatgttttaactcgtctctctcttcattttactTAGAATATGACCAGAGGCACCATAAAAGAAtggtccttgagctctctaatagcttcaaataatactaacatcccgggtacgaaatcgaaAAGCGATAACAtaagaacgatccctacgatgtaagtatcactatatcgcctctctttttctttgtagtttgagttttggaatgtatttaatagttaataaattcgtttcctaatagttagacctcacgggacggtaattggaagccgtgagttcgagttatttgacttgtagtggattGTTTTATGGGTTGTTTTgtgttgcttttgggctgtctattgtgctgctgatttatggagtttggaaggataaaaatagtgtggagaaacaccacatgtgGTAGtctagtaggttggtcgctcgtcgttgtagttgcaggctaatttataatttgttgattgggtgtattatggtatatttgggggttttgttgtattaaaggtccaGGATTGTAATTAGGTttgttttgagttgctgattgtattatgtttgtttctcgcctatagtaggcttgagggagcagtaaaattaggggaaatgctgcccgttttattttagaatcgagttatcgtttgagatacgtaatatactaccgccatctaaattgtacacgtatttctttgctatagggttggcgcgctagttgtcataagcttgttgttgagttgcattaaCGAcctgaggtatgttaaggctatctcttctttctttttggcatgattcaaatAATACAAGCGAAACGAGCaaaacacgcaactttcacaaatgactctattcatagaaatactaggggtgtctatattcttgattccctatgtgaattattattatatcatttgttcatgggtctcaaaaaaatacgtatttgataaagtttgtctgaaaggcatattgattttatgatattcgagaaatcttattaacgtatttcttatgcatttcatgcatttatacatgtacattgacccatgaccagaaggcattatatacgcatatattatatgtatatgggatatgggaaaaggttaaggcgttatatacgcatcaccacctgatcagctggtatacaatgatgatttgcccacagtggacgagatgatatgatgggatgccctcacagGCTTggtgatgttatgtacacctatacctatgcatgatacgattTTTACACGCATGTGCAtaatattataaatgtttcaggattcacaaagttatttagacttaatgtggaattctttaccccatgtttcatctatgacttttatgtactgattttcatgctttacatactcagtacattattcgtactaacgtttctttttgcctggggacgctgcgtttcatgctcgcaggtgcaggtagacaggctgacggtcccccttcttaggatccttgatcagcgagagttggtgtgctccatttgatccggagctactttgagttttggtacgatatgtttacatatatatatgggtacgacggggcccagtcccgtcctttatatagttgtacactctaatagaggtctgtagatagtcatgtatatttagatagtatgtggccttgtcggctagcCCTAccgtattatatatatatatatatatatatatatatatatatatgtcttttgggcatgttttctcacgtaggttattcatatgaattagtagtttatttccaaactttatgcatgacctacacttatttcatgtttatatcttagacgaatgcttaggggtttcgataggtagaactcgggcaatCGTCACGACCCATCAGTTTAGGTCGtgaaaaaagtggtatcagagcagttctgtcctagggttgtctacaaaccgtgtctagtagagtcttgtttatgggtgtgttgttcaCCACACATATAGATAGGAGGCTACAagatatttaggatggttacttttctttcttatcttagatcgtgcgatataagaattaaTTTTCCTAATaacatgttatgttttcagcgatgcccaagaaggctacagccacccagaagggcaagtccgtggatAATGAGACTACAAGTAGAGCGCCACGAGTTATCAGGTCTCGGGGAGAGTCgcatagtgagactccatctcaAACTTCACATACCATGCCCTCTCCAGAGGagatccgaggggcaccagctccagcaccCGCTCCAGTACCCCCAGCTCCTCATCCAGATGCAccaggtcaggagatgagagatgctattaAGTTATTGACTCAATTAGTGGCCGCACAAGCTCGATGTCAGGAGgttggtattggtcatgcagatagggccattagtgcgagggttcgtgatttcattaatttggaccctccgatatTCACTAGAGCAtatccaaatgaggaccctcaggCATTTATCtataggatgcagaggactttgagggtaatgaaggccactgcgactgagtcagttgagctagcttcctatagacttcgagATATTGCAATTAATTGGTATGAGTCTTAGGAGTTGTCCATAGCTGAGGATGCCCTTCCAGCAGTATGGCAGGATTTTACAAAGGCTTTTCTTCATCCttatttgccaccagagcttagacgggccagagttgataggttcttgacccttcgacagggtaatataagtgttcgggagtacaaccttcagtttgattctttagctaggtatgctcccactattgtagctaagatggaggatcgggttcatcggttcgtgatggggttggagccgcacctgctcaATGGCTGTATGTCGGTCTCATCTCTTCCAAGcattgatatttctcgtattcaggcatacactCCGGGTGTaaaggagcgtaagcagaagaagaaggccgatcgtgagcatgataggggccagagtaagagagcgagatcttcaggTCCTTCTGGTAAATTTTAAGGTGGTCAGAGACAGTAGTACCCGAGGTATCTAGCTCAGCCATCAGCcagtgcaccccctcagtttttcagtaggagatttgatcattccacatattcagggcccagtcagAGTTCCAGGGCCTCTCGTTcttagtataggggtgagtcaagtcagataagGCCATCCTTGCCATGATGTGCTTAGTATGGTAAGCATCATGTCGGGCAGTGCCtcgtggggttgggtgtttgttaaaCTTGTGGTTATCTAGGCCACGTTATaagagattgtccgacgagaggtggtgcaggtatagttcaGCCAGCGAGATCTAtagctggttcgtcatcatcagtacacCCCCTTAGGCAAGGATCACAGGCACCAaccggtcgtggtagaggcagaagtggagAATCTAGCTCaagcggtcctcagaaccgtaTTTATGCATTAGTGAgtcgacaggatcaggagtcgtcacctgatgttgttacatgtatattatcagtctcttcatatgatgtatatgcattgattgatccaggttccatcttatcgtatgtcactccgttggttgctagcaagtttgggatagaacctgagttgattaaaccttttgtggtgtctacacctgttggggatccagtgatagcttgacgggtatatagagattgtatagtaggAGTTCTTAGTCATTCTACAGTAGTGGACCTAATTgagctagatatggtagaatttgatgttataataggtatggattggtttgcttcttgttatgctaacgttgattgtagatcaaagatggttcggttccagtttccaggagagccagttctagagtggaaaggtaatactgcatcgccgagaggtaggtttatttcctatctcaaggcaaggaagatgatcagaaagggctatatttatcacttagttcgggtacaggatgtgaaagcagagtcaccgacccttcaaTTTATTCcagtggttaatgagtttcccgatgtttttcccgatgagcttccaggccttccgccagagcgggagattgagttttctattgacacattaccagatactcagccgatatctattccttcttatagaatggcacctgcagagctgagagagttgaaagaacaactgagggatttgcttgaaaaaggctttattagacccagtacatcaccgtggggagcacctgcgttatttgtgagaaagaaagatggttccttgcggatgtgtattgattacagacagttgaataaggcgacgatcaagaataagtacccactcccgaggattgatgatttatttgatcagttgtagggtgccaggtgtttctcaaagataggcttgaggttggggtaccatcaggtaagggttagagaaaaggatattccgaagacaacattcaggaccagatacggacactttgagtttcatgttatgtcattcggtttgactaatgccccagcggtattcatggacttgatgaaccgtgtgttcagaccctttctagatctgttcgtgattgtatttatagatgatattttggtttattctcgttcagaggctgagcatgcagatcatttgcgtactgtgctcagagatctacaagaaaggaagttgtatgcaaaattatctaaatgtgaattctggttgaattctgtagccttccttggtcatattatttcgggtgagggtatccgggtcaatacacagaagattgaggcagtgaagacttggcctagacccacgacaccgataGAGGTTtgtagcttcctgggtttggcaggttattacaggagatttgtagaggggttttcttccctttcagcaccattgacaaagttgacttagaaggcaaccaagtttcagtggactgatgcttgtgagcggagtttccaggcattgaaggacagattgacttcagcaccagttctgACACTTCTAGAAGGGACccatggttatgctatctattgtgatgcttcgggcgttggattgggttgtgtattgatgcagcatggtaaggttatcgcttatgcttctagacaactaagaaaccacgagaagaattacctcaCCCACGATTTAGATTTATCCAcgatgattcatgcactaaagacgtggaggcactatttgtatggcattcatgttgatatctatgcGGACCATAAGAGCTTTtagtatatattcaagcaaaaggaattgaatttacgttagaggcgatggttggagctattataagactgtgatgttgatattttataccatccaggaaaggcgaatgtagtagccgacgccctcagccgtagatctatgggtagcttatcaTATTTACAACCACAGAAGAGTGAGATAACTTGTGAGATTCATCAactagctaatcttggagttcaATTATTAGATTTAGGTGgtaccagagttactattcaggaaacggcaacatcctctctagtaactgaagtAAAGGAATGCCAGTATGAAGATCCTATACTAGCTCACTAtagagatacaacccctcaaaaggagaagataCCATTGGAGATTAcaagagatggagtcctcagatatcgaggtcgattatgtgttcctaatatagcagggttgcgccagcaggttatgggagaagctcactattctcgttattccattcatccaggagcgacgaagatgtatcatgatagtAGGGGAATATaatggtgggacggaatgaagaatgatatagcagagtttgttgctcagtgcccaaattgtcagcaggttaagattgagcatcagaaaccctgtggattattgcaggctatagagattccgacttgaaaatgggaagtgattaacatggatttcatcataggcttacctcgtacccagcgtaagttcgattctatatggtttattattgatagacttacaaaatcagcccattttctgcctgtcgggactacgtattcagcataggattatgcaaggatttacattaaggagatagtacgacttcatggtgtccctatatctattatcttagATAGAGGTGCTCAATTTACAGCTAATTTTTGTATGTCCTTCCAAAAAGAATTGGGGACTCAAATAAGTcttagtataacatttcatccccaaacagacggtcaggctgagcgtactattcagacaccggaggatatgctacgggcttgtgtgatggactttagGGGTAAATGgaatgatcatcttccacttattgagttcgcatataataatagttatcattccagcattcagatggctccatacaaagctctttacggacgaaagtgtaggtcacctatcacatggttcgaggttggggaaactaagttagtaggaccagagttggtacaacaggcagttaagaagattaagcttatacgggaaaggttattagcagctcagagtcgtcagaagtcatatgcagataatcgatgacgagacttggagtttcaggtagatgactgggtattcctaaaggtatcaccgatgaaaggcgttatgagattcggtaagaaaggaaagcttagccctcggtacattggaccttataagatcatacgcagagtaggccaggtagcatatgagttagacttgccttccaacttggagtcagtacatacagtttttcacgtgtctatgctccgcaaGTGTATTGGAGATATTTCTAGAGTCGTTCCAGTTGACGatattcaggtcacagagcatctatcatatgaggaagctcccattgctatactagatagacaagttcggacattgagaactaaagacgtatcttcggttaaagtactttggaggaacaataatgtggaggagatgacttaggaagctgaagaagacatgaagtctaggtatcctcacttgtttccgcttccggaggaggatcggactgagacatcacagccttaggtacgtatatggtacttgattcttatgttagttattgtcattgatCGTGTGagaccattggtgttattgacgATTGTAGACCTGTGTgactttgtattgttgggttttctatctgacaggttggtagtggtaccattacagaggatactctgccaaaatttctataaatctctaggagtttaacattcaaggacgaatgtttctaagggaggaagattgttacaccttgTACGtaccaaggtgacgtataatgaatatgagactttttaatcatgatttaaataagtttaaagtcataatattactatatatgatgtttggataaaacaaataaagtttggggaaaatcggattaaagttgcagaAAATCCGACTAAGAATTTGCCCTataatagagctttttgagaaataaatttcatatgctatatgaggtatttctcggacatattatataccaaattgaaggtcttggaatgtagtttccaacactCTTAAAAGTttgttcatacgacatccggataaaaagatataagcgtcggaatatgggcgaatgagagggtgccaagctagcaccttttgacttttcaaaaatttgataAATATGTTTTAACTCGTGTATATCTCTTCATTTTACTTAGAATCTGACTAGAGGCACCATAAAATAAcggtccttgagctctctaatagcttcaaataatactaacatcccgggtacgaaatcgagaagcgataacatcataacgatccctacgacgtaagtatcactatatcgcctctctttttctttgtagtttgagttttggaatgtatttaatagttaataaaattcctaatttctgtatttaagctttaaaatatcaagaaaagttgataaattcattttctaatagttagaccttacgggacggtgatcggaagccttgagttcgagttatttgacttgtagtggaccgttttgtgggctgttttgtgttgcttttgTGCTGTCTATTGttctgctgatttatggagtttggaaggataaaaatggcatggagaaacgccacatatggtagggtagtaggttggtcgctcgtcgttatAGTTGAAGGCTAATTGATaatttgttgattgggtgtattatggtatatttgggggttttgttgtattgaaggtcctaGATTGTAATTAGGTttgttttgagttgctgattgtattatgtttatATCTCActtatagtaggcttgagggagcagtaaaatcaaggaaaatgctgcccgttttattttagaatcgagttatcgtttgagatacgtaatatactaccgctatctaaattgtacacgtatTTATTTGCTATATAGTTGgcacgctagttgtcataagcttgttgttgagttgcattgatgacttgagatatgttaaggctatcccttctttctttttggcatgatccaaatgatacaagcaaaacgagcaaaatacgcaactttcataaatgactctattcatagaaatactaggggtgtctatattcttgattccccatgtgaattattattatatcctttgttcatgggtctcagaaaaatacatatttgataaagtttgtccgaaaggcatattgattttatgatattcgagaaatcttattaacgtatttcttatgcatttcatgcatttatacatgtacattgacccatgaccagaaggcgttatatacgcatatattatatgtatataggatatggaaaaaggttaaggcgttatatacgtaccaccacctgatcagctggtatacaatgatgatttgcccacagtggccgagatgatatgatgggatgccctcagaggcttgatgatgttatgtacacctatacctatgcatgatacgatatttacatgcatatgcatggtattataaatgtttcaaagattcacaaagttatttagactcacatgtagaattctttaccccatgtttcatctatgtcttttatgtactgattttcatactttacatactcagtacattattcgtactaacgtccctttttgcctggggacgctgcgtttcatgcccgcaggtgcaggtagacagacTGACGGTCcctcttcttaggatccttgatcagcgagagttggtgtgcttcatttgatccggagctgctttgagttttggtacgatgtgtttacatatatatatatatatatatatatatatatatatatatatatatatatatatatatatatgggttcgacggggcccagtcctatcctttatacagttgtacactctaatagatgtctgtagatagtcatgtatagttagatagtaCGTGGACTTGTCGGCTAGCCCTACcgtattccatatatatatatatatatatatatatatatatatatatatatatatatatatatatatatatatatatcttttaggCATGTTTTCTCACataggttgttcatatgaattagtagtttatttacagactttatgcatgacctacacttattttatgtttatatcttagacgaatgcttaggagtgttcgataggtagaactcgagCACTCGTCacgacccatcggtttgggtcgtgacaaatccgAAGGCCCTGACGATTCTGGTGTCGAGTCGGGTTCCGGAGATCAGGTGTAGATGCCTTAGGATTGTTTTTTTGTATCATGTACATATATTTTGTCGAGGCCATTTTTGTTGGGCCTTTGTAAAGAAATCCCGGAATATATAAAAATTTTCCcttttggcaattttcaagtATATTATTTTAGCATCTTTTTACAAATGCAAATATCTCTTATGCCTTAGAATAGAATCAAACGTAGTAATAAGTCATTTTTCGAAGGTCCGAACAAAACCTGTCCTCGATGCAATTTTTGCTCGAAATTTGTAAAACTTCGGAGTAACCAGAAATTTCCCCAAGATGCTTGCTAAAATGCTTTTAGACTATGCCTTTGTCGATGGTAACCTTTGAATAGGCTTAGAATTTTGTTGAAGGCCTTGTGTTTTGATTATGGGTTTCAGATGTCTCCGAACCATTTTTAGTGTGG
It includes:
- the LOC138894478 gene encoding uncharacterized protein, translated to MSVSSLPSIDISRIQAYTPGVKERKQKKKADREHDRGQSKRARSSGPSGKANVVADALSRRSMGSLSYLQPQKSEITCEIHQLANLGVQLLDLGGTRVTIQETATSSLVTEVKECQYEDPILAHYRDTTPQKEKIPLEITRDGVLRYRGRLCVPNIAGLRQQVMGEAHYSRYSIHPGATKMYHDSRGI